One genomic window of Corythoichthys intestinalis isolate RoL2023-P3 chromosome 18, ASM3026506v1, whole genome shotgun sequence includes the following:
- the tlcd5b gene encoding TLC domain-containing protein 5, whose amino-acid sequence MAAAMLKVACSLAGWLGLYVLLCRLSPQRGPEWNCRLVTLTHGVAIMMLTAYVIFVEGPWPLTHAGSENTELQTSALCVCLGYFLFDMSWCVRFGGESAVMLGHHAASIAGILLALLMGVSACETCAVIFGSEITNPLLQVRWFLRRLGRYDSLLGDTVDLLFIVLFATVRVGVGACMFYCELTSPRTAPIMKLGGVVMYGLAWVFMVDIARFGYKKSKMRYKQWCERRKEFHVDGHHLDNRKSGCFKSE is encoded by the exons ATGGCGGCGGCAATGCTGAAGGTTGCGTGCAGCCTGGCGGGCTGGTTGGGTCTCTACGTACTGCTGTGCCGGCTCTCGCCACAGCGCGGGCCCGAGTGGAACTGCCGACTGGTCACGCTGACGCACGGGGTCGCCATCATGATGTTGACGGCGTACGTGATCTTCGTGGAAGGTCCCTGGCCCCTCACGCACGCAG GTAGTGAGAACACGGAGCTGCAGACGTCGGCGCTGTGCGTCTGCCTGGGCTACTTTCTCTTTGACATGTCCTGGTGCGTGCGCTTCGGTGGTGAGAGCGCCGTCATGCTAGGCCACCACGCCGCCAGCATCGCGGGCATCCTGCTGGCGCTTCTGATGGGCGTGTCGGCATGTGAGACGTGCGCCGTCATCTTCGGTAGCGAAATCACCAACCCCCTACTGCAGGTCCGCTGGTTCCTACGCCGTCTGGGCCGCTACGACAGCTTGCTGGGCGACACTGTGGACCTGCTCTTCATCGTCCTCTTCGCCACCGTGCGGGTGGGCGTGGGCGCTTGTATGTTTTACTGCGAGCTGACCTCGCCCAGGACTGCGCCCATCATGAAGCTGGGCGGCGTTGTCATGTACGGCCTGGCCTGGGTGTTCATGGTGGACATCGCCAGGTTCGGatacaaaaaaagtaaaatgcgCTACAAACAGTGGTGTGAGAGGCGCAAAGAGTTTCACGTGGATGGACATCATTTAGACAACAGGAAGAGTGGTTGCTTCAAATCAGAATGA
- the pigs gene encoding GPI transamidase component PIG-S translates to MSNYELERRRCQLAAVSVAAVVLFVGVPLWWRTTTTYRAWLPMAQIQEFSKLQLLLDVDVEVVFARGTLTPEQQKKIPVTQTRDEQHSVDGGTSLTYRYETRYRTATIMEEDSLNQPTAAETDLSLNTLSESPCGSLVVYVIPESSSLLPQDVDVYVGQRRTALVRADAETKAGKTLKQVLAGVEPRVKEVLRVMSFSHGDIMAVLSNRVRPGSGSLPKKDDSIRSFKSSPGYEITFSLLNPDPKSHRLYWDIEGAVHTFVQPLLSKLSPLANFSVDSQTLYYTMLGFNARFDDHHSAYTLSADSLAHVINPAESRLGSNAASSNPPLNFLLYMPDAQHSPLHILDPQKRLVASNAFHSPRWGGIMIYNVNRANGTLPVDVHINMAKVMGVFLAQLRLLLGVKPTARTAGILVAPPGYSGLSDWELDRLMWSHSVENIATATTTITSLVQLLDQIDTIVINDNIAEQVSNAVASLQLATAELESGNLAFALQYSKEAILASERAFFDPSLLHLLYFPSDQKFAIYIPLFLPMGVPLLLSLLKIVAEVRQRRKDKLAKKD, encoded by the exons ATGTCTAACTATGAATTGG AGAGAAGACGCTGCCAGCTCGCCGCTGTGTCCGTCGCTGCGGTCGTTCTCTTCGTCGGAGTCCCCCTCTGGTGGCGCACCACCACCACATACCGGGCATGGTTGCCCATGGCTCAGATTCAAGAGTTCTCCAAACTGCAG CTCCTTCTGGATGTTGACGTGGAGGTGGTGTTTGCACGTGGGACGCTGACGCCCGAACAGCAGAAGAAGATCCCTGTGACGCAAACGCGTGATGAACAGCACTCTGTTGACG GAGGAACTTCTTTGACGTACAGATATGAGACACGATATCGTACTGCGACCATCATGGAAGAGGATTCTTTGAACCAGCCCACTGCTGCCG AGACCGATCTCTCTCTGAACACGCTCAGCGAGAGTCCGTGCGGCTCTTTGGTGGTTTACGTGATTCCAGAATCCTCTTCGCTGCTGccacag GATGTGGATGTGTACGTGGGCCAGCGCCGGACCGCCTTAGTGCGTGCGGACGCTGAGACAAAAGCAGGCAAGACGCTCAAACAAGTCCTGGCCGGAGTGGAGCCCCGGGTGAAGGAGGTGCTGCGGGTGATGTCGTTCAGCCACGGCGACATCATGGCCGTCCTCAGCAACCGAGTGCGACCGGGTTCCGGAAGCCTGCCGAAGAAAGATGACAGCATTAGATCCTTCAAATCCAGTCCGG GGTACGAGATAACCTTCAGTCTGCTGAATCCTGACCCCAAGTCGCATCGCCTTTACTGGGACATAGAGGGCGCCGTGCACACATTCGTCCAACCTCTCCTTTCCAAACTCAGCCCTCTGGCCAACTTTAGTGTAGATTCTCAG ACGCTGTACTACACCATGCTGGGTTTCAATGCCCGCTTCGACGACCACCACAGCGCCTACACGTTGAGCGCCGACAGCCTGGCACACGTCATCAACCCCGCAGAGTCTCGACTGG GCTCCAACGCCGCCTCGTCCAACCCGCCGCTCAATTTCCTGCTCTACATGCCCGACGCACAACATTCACCCCTGCACATCCTCGACCCCCAGAAACGACTGGTCGCCTCAAATGCCTTTCATTCGCCGCGCTGGGGTGGAATCATG ATATATAACGTAAACAGAGCAAATGGTACGTTACCTGTCGACGTCCACATCAACATGGCCAAAGTGATGGGCGTCTTTCTCGCACAGCTCCG TCTGCTGCTCGGCGTGAAGCCCACGGCGCGTACCGCCGGCATCCTAGTGGCGCCGCCTGGCTACTCGGGCCTGTCTGACTGGGAGCTGGACCGCCTCATGTGGAGTCACAGCGTGGAGAACATCGCCACAGCGACCACAACCATCACGTCGCTAGTGCAGCTGCTCGACCAGATCGACACCATCGTGATCAACGACAACATTGCGGAGCAG GTGTCCAACGCCGTGGCGTCGCTGCAGCTGGCAACAGCCGAGTTGGAGTCAGGCAACCTGGCCTTCGCTTTGCAGTACAGCAAGGAGGCCATCCTGGCGTCAGAGCGAGCCTTCTTCGACCCTTCGCTGCTACACCTTCTCTACTTCCCCAGTGACCAGAAGTTTGCCATCTACATCCCACTCTTCTTGCCCATGGGTGTACCCCTCCTGCTGTCGTTGCTCAAAATTGTAGCAGAGGTGCGGCAGAGGCGCAAGGACAAACTGGCCAAGAAGGACTAA